A portion of the Drosophila sechellia strain sech25 chromosome 2R, ASM438219v1, whole genome shotgun sequence genome contains these proteins:
- the LOC6615386 gene encoding protein NDRG3 isoform X6, producing MPQSEGGYVSLPAVNGNGGAIYQSTTEPTAPPSVFASVKRAIGQAIKSSPTDSEELLRSDRLPVIVGGSRDRDKSGKTLTTKMPSAPTHTAEEAHLLGTMPVDPMDDIELRSVQLQFPNARGSILEACEQRRVPTDKGDVHVAIQGDTAKPAIITYHDLGLNYATSFAGFFNFPVMRGLLENFCVYHVTAPGQEEGAPTLPEDYVYPTMDDLAAQLLFVLSHFGLKSVIGFGVGAGANILARFAHAHPDKVGALCLINCVSTQSGWIEWGYQSFNARFLRTKGMTQGVIDYLMWHHFGRNPEERNHDLVQMYKQHFERGVNPTNLAMLINAYIHRNDLHLARTPPGTPGSETAATTLKMPVINITGSLSPHVDDTVTFNGRLDPTNSSWMKISDCALVLEEQPAKLAEAFRLFLQGEGYAVGTLQKLARKISSVSRSSSTQIELTIQ from the exons ATGCCACAGTCAGAGGGCGGCTATGTATCGCTGCCGGCCGTCAATGGCAATGGCGGCGCCATCTATCAGTCGACCACAGAGCCCACGGCCCCGCCCTCCGTCTTCGCGAGCGTGAAGCGGGCCATTGGCCAGGCCATCAAGTCCTCGCCCACCGACAGCGAGGAGCTGCTCCGCTCGGACCGCCTGCCGGTCATCGTCGGCGGCTCCAG AGACCGCGACAAATCCGGTAAGACACTGACCACCAAGATGCCGTCAGCTCCAACACACACTGCCGAGGAGGCACACCTGCTGGG CACCATGCCCGTTGATCCCATGGATGACATCGAACTGCGCTCCGTGCAGCTGCAATTCCCCAATGCCCGCGGCTCCATCCTGGAGGCCTGCGAACAGCGACGCGTGCCCACAGACAAGGGCGATGTCCACGTGGCCATACAGGGCGATACGGCCAAGCCGGCCATCATCACCTACCACGATTTGGGCCTCAACT ACGCCACCAGCTTTGCTGGCTTCTTCAATTTTCCAGTGATGCGAGGTCTGCTGGAGAACTTCTGTGTTTACCATGTGACTGCTCCTGGCCAGGAGGAGGGTGCACCCACTTTGCCAGAGGA TTACGTGTATCCGACCATGGATGATCTGGCCGCCCAGCTGCTTTTCGTGCTATCCCACTTTGGCCTGAAGTCGGTGATTGGTTTCGGCGTTGGTGCCGGGGCAAATATTCTGGCCCGTTTCGCTCACGCCCATCCGGACAAGGTGGGCGCCCTGTGCCTGATCAACTGCGTGTCCACGCAGTCGGGCTGGATCGAGTGGGGCTACCAGAGCTTCAATGCGCGCTTCTTGCGCACCAAGGGCATGACACAGGGCGTGATCGATTATCTGATGTGGCACCACTTCGGACGCAATCCGGAGGAGCGCAATCACGACCTGGTGCAGATGTACAAGCAGCACTTCGAGCGTGGCGTTAATCCGACCAATCTGGCCATGCTGATCAACGCGTACATCCATCGCAACGACCTGCATCTGGCGCGCACTCCGCCAGGTACTCCGGGCAGCGAAACGGCGGCCACCACGCTGAAGATGCCGGTGATCAATATCACGGGTTCGCTCTCGCCGCACGTCGACGACACGGTGACCTTCAATGGCCGTCTAGACCCCACAAACTCATCGTGGATGAAG ATTTCCGATTGCGCTTTggtgctggaggagcagcCGGCTAAGCTGGCCGAGGCCTTCCGGCTCTTCTTGCAGGGCGAGGGCTACG CTGTTGGCACACTGCAAAAGTTGGCGCGCAAAATCTCATCGGTCAGCCGGAGCAGTTCCACGCAAATTGAGCTCACTATACAGTGA
- the LOC6615386 gene encoding protein NDRG3 isoform X2, which produces MPQSEGGYVSLPAVNGNGGAIYQSTTEPTAPPSVFASVKRAIGQAIKSSPTDSEELLRSDRLPVIVGGSRDRDKSGKTLTTKMPSAPTHTAEEAHLLGTMPVDPMDDIELRSVQLQFPNARGSILEACEQRRVPTDKGDVHVAIQGDTAKPAIITYHDLGLNYATSFAGFFNFPVMRGLLENFCVYHVTAPGQEEGAPTLPEDYVYPTMDDLAAQLLFVLSHFGLKSVIGFGVGAGANILARFAHAHPDKVGALCLINCVSTQSGWIEWGYQSFNARFLRTKGMTQGVIDYLMWHHFGRNPEERNHDLVQMYKQHFERGVNPTNLAMLINAYIHRNDLHLARTPPGTPGSETAATTLKMPVINITGSLSPHVDDTVTFNGRLDPTNSSWMKISDCALVLEEQPAKLAEAFRLFLQGEGYATPLSTPASSPCGTKYHTYSSIFFANFREQQQQAMEERDRERERERDRQRQLSLRVGNRLRETAINCTNSNSNTTAGQGENNNADGRSVDGDDLDLENGNGCAGGSGTGTGNGNRAYVTTDTSGTLYYGTQSNKIRITENPLPEPVSS; this is translated from the exons ATGCCACAGTCAGAGGGCGGCTATGTATCGCTGCCGGCCGTCAATGGCAATGGCGGCGCCATCTATCAGTCGACCACAGAGCCCACGGCCCCGCCCTCCGTCTTCGCGAGCGTGAAGCGGGCCATTGGCCAGGCCATCAAGTCCTCGCCCACCGACAGCGAGGAGCTGCTCCGCTCGGACCGCCTGCCGGTCATCGTCGGCGGCTCCAG AGACCGCGACAAATCCGGTAAGACACTGACCACCAAGATGCCGTCAGCTCCAACACACACTGCCGAGGAGGCACACCTGCTGGG CACCATGCCCGTTGATCCCATGGATGACATCGAACTGCGCTCCGTGCAGCTGCAATTCCCCAATGCCCGCGGCTCCATCCTGGAGGCCTGCGAACAGCGACGCGTGCCCACAGACAAGGGCGATGTCCACGTGGCCATACAGGGCGATACGGCCAAGCCGGCCATCATCACCTACCACGATTTGGGCCTCAACT ACGCCACCAGCTTTGCTGGCTTCTTCAATTTTCCAGTGATGCGAGGTCTGCTGGAGAACTTCTGTGTTTACCATGTGACTGCTCCTGGCCAGGAGGAGGGTGCACCCACTTTGCCAGAGGA TTACGTGTATCCGACCATGGATGATCTGGCCGCCCAGCTGCTTTTCGTGCTATCCCACTTTGGCCTGAAGTCGGTGATTGGTTTCGGCGTTGGTGCCGGGGCAAATATTCTGGCCCGTTTCGCTCACGCCCATCCGGACAAGGTGGGCGCCCTGTGCCTGATCAACTGCGTGTCCACGCAGTCGGGCTGGATCGAGTGGGGCTACCAGAGCTTCAATGCGCGCTTCTTGCGCACCAAGGGCATGACACAGGGCGTGATCGATTATCTGATGTGGCACCACTTCGGACGCAATCCGGAGGAGCGCAATCACGACCTGGTGCAGATGTACAAGCAGCACTTCGAGCGTGGCGTTAATCCGACCAATCTGGCCATGCTGATCAACGCGTACATCCATCGCAACGACCTGCATCTGGCGCGCACTCCGCCAGGTACTCCGGGCAGCGAAACGGCGGCCACCACGCTGAAGATGCCGGTGATCAATATCACGGGTTCGCTCTCGCCGCACGTCGACGACACGGTGACCTTCAATGGCCGTCTAGACCCCACAAACTCATCGTGGATGAAG ATTTCCGATTGCGCTTTggtgctggaggagcagcCGGCTAAGCTGGCCGAGGCCTTCCGGCTCTTCTTGCAGGGCGAGGGCTACG caacgcCGCTGTCCACGCCAGCGAGTTCGCCCTGTGGAACTAAATACCACACCTACTCCTCCATCTTCTTTGCCAACTTccgggagcagcagcagcaggcgatGGAGGAGCGCGATCGTGAGCGGGAAAGGGAGCGGGATCGCCAGCGGCAGCTGAGCCTTCGCGTGGGCAATCGCCTCCGGGAGACGGCCATCAATTGCACCAACAGCAACTCCAACACCACCGCCGGCCAGGGGGAGAATAATAATGCGGATGGTCGCAGCGTCGACGGGGACGATCTGGATCTGGAGAACGGAAACGGATGTGCCGGCGGCAGCGGAACAGGAACCGGAAATGGCAACCGAGCCTACGTGACCACGGATACATCGGGCACGCTTTACTATGGCACCCAGAGTAACAAGATACGCATCACAGAGAACCCACTGCCCGAGCCGGTCAGCTCTTAG
- the LOC6615386 gene encoding protein NDRG3 isoform X9, with product MPQSEGGYVSLPAVNGNGGAIYQSTTEPTAPPSVFASVKRAIGQAIKSSPTDSEELLRSDRLPVIVGGSRDRDKSGKTLTTKMPSAPTHTAEEAHLLGTMPVDPMDDIELRSVQLQFPNARGSILEACEQRRVPTDKGDVHVAIQGDTAKPAIITYHDLGLNYATSFAGFFNFPVMRGLLENFCVYHVTAPGQEEGAPTLPEDYVYPTMDDLAAQLLFVLSHFGLKSVIGFGVGAGANILARFAHAHPDKVGALCLINCVSTQSGWIEWGYQSFNARFLRTKGMTQGVIDYLMWHHFGRNPEERNHDLVQMYKQHFERGVNPTNLAMLINAYIHRNDLHLARTPPGTPGSETAATTLKMPVINITGSLSPHVDDTVTFNGRLDPTNSSWMKISDCALVLEEQPAKLAEAFRLFLQGEGYVKYFRPGDWDGTQLSSFI from the exons ATGCCACAGTCAGAGGGCGGCTATGTATCGCTGCCGGCCGTCAATGGCAATGGCGGCGCCATCTATCAGTCGACCACAGAGCCCACGGCCCCGCCCTCCGTCTTCGCGAGCGTGAAGCGGGCCATTGGCCAGGCCATCAAGTCCTCGCCCACCGACAGCGAGGAGCTGCTCCGCTCGGACCGCCTGCCGGTCATCGTCGGCGGCTCCAG AGACCGCGACAAATCCGGTAAGACACTGACCACCAAGATGCCGTCAGCTCCAACACACACTGCCGAGGAGGCACACCTGCTGGG CACCATGCCCGTTGATCCCATGGATGACATCGAACTGCGCTCCGTGCAGCTGCAATTCCCCAATGCCCGCGGCTCCATCCTGGAGGCCTGCGAACAGCGACGCGTGCCCACAGACAAGGGCGATGTCCACGTGGCCATACAGGGCGATACGGCCAAGCCGGCCATCATCACCTACCACGATTTGGGCCTCAACT ACGCCACCAGCTTTGCTGGCTTCTTCAATTTTCCAGTGATGCGAGGTCTGCTGGAGAACTTCTGTGTTTACCATGTGACTGCTCCTGGCCAGGAGGAGGGTGCACCCACTTTGCCAGAGGA TTACGTGTATCCGACCATGGATGATCTGGCCGCCCAGCTGCTTTTCGTGCTATCCCACTTTGGCCTGAAGTCGGTGATTGGTTTCGGCGTTGGTGCCGGGGCAAATATTCTGGCCCGTTTCGCTCACGCCCATCCGGACAAGGTGGGCGCCCTGTGCCTGATCAACTGCGTGTCCACGCAGTCGGGCTGGATCGAGTGGGGCTACCAGAGCTTCAATGCGCGCTTCTTGCGCACCAAGGGCATGACACAGGGCGTGATCGATTATCTGATGTGGCACCACTTCGGACGCAATCCGGAGGAGCGCAATCACGACCTGGTGCAGATGTACAAGCAGCACTTCGAGCGTGGCGTTAATCCGACCAATCTGGCCATGCTGATCAACGCGTACATCCATCGCAACGACCTGCATCTGGCGCGCACTCCGCCAGGTACTCCGGGCAGCGAAACGGCGGCCACCACGCTGAAGATGCCGGTGATCAATATCACGGGTTCGCTCTCGCCGCACGTCGACGACACGGTGACCTTCAATGGCCGTCTAGACCCCACAAACTCATCGTGGATGAAG ATTTCCGATTGCGCTTTggtgctggaggagcagcCGGCTAAGCTGGCCGAGGCCTTCCGGCTCTTCTTGCAGGGCGAGGGCTACG TCAAGTACTTCCGTCCCGGCGACTGGGACGGCACTCAGTTGAGCAGCTTCATCTAG
- the LOC6615386 gene encoding protein NDRG3 isoform X8, producing the protein MPQSEGGYVSLPAVNGNGGAIYQSTTEPTAPPSVFASVKRAIGQAIKSSPTDSEELLRSDRLPVIVGGSRDRDKSGKTLTTKMPSAPTHTAEEAHLLGTMPVDPMDDIELRSVQLQFPNARGSILEACEQRRVPTDKGDVHVAIQGDTAKPAIITYHDLGLNYATSFAGFFNFPVMRGLLENFCVYHVTAPGQEEGAPTLPEDYVYPTMDDLAAQLLFVLSHFGLKSVIGFGVGAGANILARFAHAHPDKVGALCLINCVSTQSGWIEWGYQSFNARFLRTKGMTQGVIDYLMWHHFGRNPEERNHDLVQMYKQHFERGVNPTNLAMLINAYIHRNDLHLARTPPGTPGSETAATTLKMPVINITGSLSPHVDDTVTFNGRLDPTNSSWMKISDCALVLEEQPAKLAEAFRLFLQGEGYVSEKPQ; encoded by the exons ATGCCACAGTCAGAGGGCGGCTATGTATCGCTGCCGGCCGTCAATGGCAATGGCGGCGCCATCTATCAGTCGACCACAGAGCCCACGGCCCCGCCCTCCGTCTTCGCGAGCGTGAAGCGGGCCATTGGCCAGGCCATCAAGTCCTCGCCCACCGACAGCGAGGAGCTGCTCCGCTCGGACCGCCTGCCGGTCATCGTCGGCGGCTCCAG AGACCGCGACAAATCCGGTAAGACACTGACCACCAAGATGCCGTCAGCTCCAACACACACTGCCGAGGAGGCACACCTGCTGGG CACCATGCCCGTTGATCCCATGGATGACATCGAACTGCGCTCCGTGCAGCTGCAATTCCCCAATGCCCGCGGCTCCATCCTGGAGGCCTGCGAACAGCGACGCGTGCCCACAGACAAGGGCGATGTCCACGTGGCCATACAGGGCGATACGGCCAAGCCGGCCATCATCACCTACCACGATTTGGGCCTCAACT ACGCCACCAGCTTTGCTGGCTTCTTCAATTTTCCAGTGATGCGAGGTCTGCTGGAGAACTTCTGTGTTTACCATGTGACTGCTCCTGGCCAGGAGGAGGGTGCACCCACTTTGCCAGAGGA TTACGTGTATCCGACCATGGATGATCTGGCCGCCCAGCTGCTTTTCGTGCTATCCCACTTTGGCCTGAAGTCGGTGATTGGTTTCGGCGTTGGTGCCGGGGCAAATATTCTGGCCCGTTTCGCTCACGCCCATCCGGACAAGGTGGGCGCCCTGTGCCTGATCAACTGCGTGTCCACGCAGTCGGGCTGGATCGAGTGGGGCTACCAGAGCTTCAATGCGCGCTTCTTGCGCACCAAGGGCATGACACAGGGCGTGATCGATTATCTGATGTGGCACCACTTCGGACGCAATCCGGAGGAGCGCAATCACGACCTGGTGCAGATGTACAAGCAGCACTTCGAGCGTGGCGTTAATCCGACCAATCTGGCCATGCTGATCAACGCGTACATCCATCGCAACGACCTGCATCTGGCGCGCACTCCGCCAGGTACTCCGGGCAGCGAAACGGCGGCCACCACGCTGAAGATGCCGGTGATCAATATCACGGGTTCGCTCTCGCCGCACGTCGACGACACGGTGACCTTCAATGGCCGTCTAGACCCCACAAACTCATCGTGGATGAAG ATTTCCGATTGCGCTTTggtgctggaggagcagcCGGCTAAGCTGGCCGAGGCCTTCCGGCTCTTCTTGCAGGGCGAGGGCTACG TGTCCGAGAAACCTCAGTAG
- the LOC6615386 gene encoding protein NDRG3 isoform X1 codes for MPQSEGGYVSLPAVNGNGGAIYQSTTEPTAPPSVFASVKRAIGQAIKSSPTDSEELLRSDRLPVIVGGSRISFRDRDKSGKTLTTKMPSAPTHTAEEAHLLGTMPVDPMDDIELRSVQLQFPNARGSILEACEQRRVPTDKGDVHVAIQGDTAKPAIITYHDLGLNYATSFAGFFNFPVMRGLLENFCVYHVTAPGQEEGAPTLPEDYVYPTMDDLAAQLLFVLSHFGLKSVIGFGVGAGANILARFAHAHPDKVGALCLINCVSTQSGWIEWGYQSFNARFLRTKGMTQGVIDYLMWHHFGRNPEERNHDLVQMYKQHFERGVNPTNLAMLINAYIHRNDLHLARTPPGTPGSETAATTLKMPVINITGSLSPHVDDTVTFNGRLDPTNSSWMKISDCALVLEEQPAKLAEAFRLFLQGEGYATPLSTPASSPCGTKYHTYSSIFFANFREQQQQAMEERDRERERERDRQRQLSLRVGNRLRETAINCTNSNSNTTAGQGENNNADGRSVDGDDLDLENGNGCAGGSGTGTGNGNRAYVTTDTSGTLYYGTQSNKIRITENPLPEPVSS; via the exons ATGCCACAGTCAGAGGGCGGCTATGTATCGCTGCCGGCCGTCAATGGCAATGGCGGCGCCATCTATCAGTCGACCACAGAGCCCACGGCCCCGCCCTCCGTCTTCGCGAGCGTGAAGCGGGCCATTGGCCAGGCCATCAAGTCCTCGCCCACCGACAGCGAGGAGCTGCTCCGCTCGGACCGCCTGCCGGTCATCGTCGGCGGCTCCAG AATCTCTTTCAGAGACCGCGACAAATCCGGTAAGACACTGACCACCAAGATGCCGTCAGCTCCAACACACACTGCCGAGGAGGCACACCTGCTGGG CACCATGCCCGTTGATCCCATGGATGACATCGAACTGCGCTCCGTGCAGCTGCAATTCCCCAATGCCCGCGGCTCCATCCTGGAGGCCTGCGAACAGCGACGCGTGCCCACAGACAAGGGCGATGTCCACGTGGCCATACAGGGCGATACGGCCAAGCCGGCCATCATCACCTACCACGATTTGGGCCTCAACT ACGCCACCAGCTTTGCTGGCTTCTTCAATTTTCCAGTGATGCGAGGTCTGCTGGAGAACTTCTGTGTTTACCATGTGACTGCTCCTGGCCAGGAGGAGGGTGCACCCACTTTGCCAGAGGA TTACGTGTATCCGACCATGGATGATCTGGCCGCCCAGCTGCTTTTCGTGCTATCCCACTTTGGCCTGAAGTCGGTGATTGGTTTCGGCGTTGGTGCCGGGGCAAATATTCTGGCCCGTTTCGCTCACGCCCATCCGGACAAGGTGGGCGCCCTGTGCCTGATCAACTGCGTGTCCACGCAGTCGGGCTGGATCGAGTGGGGCTACCAGAGCTTCAATGCGCGCTTCTTGCGCACCAAGGGCATGACACAGGGCGTGATCGATTATCTGATGTGGCACCACTTCGGACGCAATCCGGAGGAGCGCAATCACGACCTGGTGCAGATGTACAAGCAGCACTTCGAGCGTGGCGTTAATCCGACCAATCTGGCCATGCTGATCAACGCGTACATCCATCGCAACGACCTGCATCTGGCGCGCACTCCGCCAGGTACTCCGGGCAGCGAAACGGCGGCCACCACGCTGAAGATGCCGGTGATCAATATCACGGGTTCGCTCTCGCCGCACGTCGACGACACGGTGACCTTCAATGGCCGTCTAGACCCCACAAACTCATCGTGGATGAAG ATTTCCGATTGCGCTTTggtgctggaggagcagcCGGCTAAGCTGGCCGAGGCCTTCCGGCTCTTCTTGCAGGGCGAGGGCTACG caacgcCGCTGTCCACGCCAGCGAGTTCGCCCTGTGGAACTAAATACCACACCTACTCCTCCATCTTCTTTGCCAACTTccgggagcagcagcagcaggcgatGGAGGAGCGCGATCGTGAGCGGGAAAGGGAGCGGGATCGCCAGCGGCAGCTGAGCCTTCGCGTGGGCAATCGCCTCCGGGAGACGGCCATCAATTGCACCAACAGCAACTCCAACACCACCGCCGGCCAGGGGGAGAATAATAATGCGGATGGTCGCAGCGTCGACGGGGACGATCTGGATCTGGAGAACGGAAACGGATGTGCCGGCGGCAGCGGAACAGGAACCGGAAATGGCAACCGAGCCTACGTGACCACGGATACATCGGGCACGCTTTACTATGGCACCCAGAGTAACAAGATACGCATCACAGAGAACCCACTGCCCGAGCCGGTCAGCTCTTAG
- the LOC6615386 gene encoding protein NDRG3 isoform X7: protein MPQSEGGYVSLPAVNGNGGAIYQSTTEPTAPPSVFASVKRAIGQAIKSSPTDSEELLRSDRLPVIVGGSRISFRDRDKSGKTLTTKMPSAPTHTAEEAHLLGTMPVDPMDDIELRSVQLQFPNARGSILEACEQRRVPTDKGDVHVAIQGDTAKPAIITYHDLGLNYATSFAGFFNFPVMRGLLENFCVYHVTAPGQEEGAPTLPEDYVYPTMDDLAAQLLFVLSHFGLKSVIGFGVGAGANILARFAHAHPDKVGALCLINCVSTQSGWIEWGYQSFNARFLRTKGMTQGVIDYLMWHHFGRNPEERNHDLVQMYKQHFERGVNPTNLAMLINAYIHRNDLHLARTPPGTPGSETAATTLKMPVINITGSLSPHVDDTVTFNGRLDPTNSSWMKISDCALVLEEQPAKLAEAFRLFLQGEGYVSEKPQ, encoded by the exons ATGCCACAGTCAGAGGGCGGCTATGTATCGCTGCCGGCCGTCAATGGCAATGGCGGCGCCATCTATCAGTCGACCACAGAGCCCACGGCCCCGCCCTCCGTCTTCGCGAGCGTGAAGCGGGCCATTGGCCAGGCCATCAAGTCCTCGCCCACCGACAGCGAGGAGCTGCTCCGCTCGGACCGCCTGCCGGTCATCGTCGGCGGCTCCAG AATCTCTTTCAGAGACCGCGACAAATCCGGTAAGACACTGACCACCAAGATGCCGTCAGCTCCAACACACACTGCCGAGGAGGCACACCTGCTGGG CACCATGCCCGTTGATCCCATGGATGACATCGAACTGCGCTCCGTGCAGCTGCAATTCCCCAATGCCCGCGGCTCCATCCTGGAGGCCTGCGAACAGCGACGCGTGCCCACAGACAAGGGCGATGTCCACGTGGCCATACAGGGCGATACGGCCAAGCCGGCCATCATCACCTACCACGATTTGGGCCTCAACT ACGCCACCAGCTTTGCTGGCTTCTTCAATTTTCCAGTGATGCGAGGTCTGCTGGAGAACTTCTGTGTTTACCATGTGACTGCTCCTGGCCAGGAGGAGGGTGCACCCACTTTGCCAGAGGA TTACGTGTATCCGACCATGGATGATCTGGCCGCCCAGCTGCTTTTCGTGCTATCCCACTTTGGCCTGAAGTCGGTGATTGGTTTCGGCGTTGGTGCCGGGGCAAATATTCTGGCCCGTTTCGCTCACGCCCATCCGGACAAGGTGGGCGCCCTGTGCCTGATCAACTGCGTGTCCACGCAGTCGGGCTGGATCGAGTGGGGCTACCAGAGCTTCAATGCGCGCTTCTTGCGCACCAAGGGCATGACACAGGGCGTGATCGATTATCTGATGTGGCACCACTTCGGACGCAATCCGGAGGAGCGCAATCACGACCTGGTGCAGATGTACAAGCAGCACTTCGAGCGTGGCGTTAATCCGACCAATCTGGCCATGCTGATCAACGCGTACATCCATCGCAACGACCTGCATCTGGCGCGCACTCCGCCAGGTACTCCGGGCAGCGAAACGGCGGCCACCACGCTGAAGATGCCGGTGATCAATATCACGGGTTCGCTCTCGCCGCACGTCGACGACACGGTGACCTTCAATGGCCGTCTAGACCCCACAAACTCATCGTGGATGAAG ATTTCCGATTGCGCTTTggtgctggaggagcagcCGGCTAAGCTGGCCGAGGCCTTCCGGCTCTTCTTGCAGGGCGAGGGCTACG TGTCCGAGAAACCTCAGTAG
- the LOC6615386 gene encoding protein NDRG3 isoform X5: MPQSEGGYVSLPAVNGNGGAIYQSTTEPTAPPSVFASVKRAIGQAIKSSPTDSEELLRSDRLPVIVGGSRISFRDRDKSGKTLTTKMPSAPTHTAEEAHLLGTMPVDPMDDIELRSVQLQFPNARGSILEACEQRRVPTDKGDVHVAIQGDTAKPAIITYHDLGLNYATSFAGFFNFPVMRGLLENFCVYHVTAPGQEEGAPTLPEDYVYPTMDDLAAQLLFVLSHFGLKSVIGFGVGAGANILARFAHAHPDKVGALCLINCVSTQSGWIEWGYQSFNARFLRTKGMTQGVIDYLMWHHFGRNPEERNHDLVQMYKQHFERGVNPTNLAMLINAYIHRNDLHLARTPPGTPGSETAATTLKMPVINITGSLSPHVDDTVTFNGRLDPTNSSWMKISDCALVLEEQPAKLAEAFRLFLQGEGYAVGTLQKLARKISSVSRSSSTQIELTIQ; the protein is encoded by the exons ATGCCACAGTCAGAGGGCGGCTATGTATCGCTGCCGGCCGTCAATGGCAATGGCGGCGCCATCTATCAGTCGACCACAGAGCCCACGGCCCCGCCCTCCGTCTTCGCGAGCGTGAAGCGGGCCATTGGCCAGGCCATCAAGTCCTCGCCCACCGACAGCGAGGAGCTGCTCCGCTCGGACCGCCTGCCGGTCATCGTCGGCGGCTCCAG AATCTCTTTCAGAGACCGCGACAAATCCGGTAAGACACTGACCACCAAGATGCCGTCAGCTCCAACACACACTGCCGAGGAGGCACACCTGCTGGG CACCATGCCCGTTGATCCCATGGATGACATCGAACTGCGCTCCGTGCAGCTGCAATTCCCCAATGCCCGCGGCTCCATCCTGGAGGCCTGCGAACAGCGACGCGTGCCCACAGACAAGGGCGATGTCCACGTGGCCATACAGGGCGATACGGCCAAGCCGGCCATCATCACCTACCACGATTTGGGCCTCAACT ACGCCACCAGCTTTGCTGGCTTCTTCAATTTTCCAGTGATGCGAGGTCTGCTGGAGAACTTCTGTGTTTACCATGTGACTGCTCCTGGCCAGGAGGAGGGTGCACCCACTTTGCCAGAGGA TTACGTGTATCCGACCATGGATGATCTGGCCGCCCAGCTGCTTTTCGTGCTATCCCACTTTGGCCTGAAGTCGGTGATTGGTTTCGGCGTTGGTGCCGGGGCAAATATTCTGGCCCGTTTCGCTCACGCCCATCCGGACAAGGTGGGCGCCCTGTGCCTGATCAACTGCGTGTCCACGCAGTCGGGCTGGATCGAGTGGGGCTACCAGAGCTTCAATGCGCGCTTCTTGCGCACCAAGGGCATGACACAGGGCGTGATCGATTATCTGATGTGGCACCACTTCGGACGCAATCCGGAGGAGCGCAATCACGACCTGGTGCAGATGTACAAGCAGCACTTCGAGCGTGGCGTTAATCCGACCAATCTGGCCATGCTGATCAACGCGTACATCCATCGCAACGACCTGCATCTGGCGCGCACTCCGCCAGGTACTCCGGGCAGCGAAACGGCGGCCACCACGCTGAAGATGCCGGTGATCAATATCACGGGTTCGCTCTCGCCGCACGTCGACGACACGGTGACCTTCAATGGCCGTCTAGACCCCACAAACTCATCGTGGATGAAG ATTTCCGATTGCGCTTTggtgctggaggagcagcCGGCTAAGCTGGCCGAGGCCTTCCGGCTCTTCTTGCAGGGCGAGGGCTACG CTGTTGGCACACTGCAAAAGTTGGCGCGCAAAATCTCATCGGTCAGCCGGAGCAGTTCCACGCAAATTGAGCTCACTATACAGTGA